A portion of the Ferrimonas lipolytica genome contains these proteins:
- a CDS encoding ABC transporter ATP-binding protein produces MAQASNAPRMALELRGIDKRFGEVRANQDINLKIPAGTVHGIIGENGAGKSTLMNIIYGFYEADKGEILVDEKLCHIPNSREAIAAGIGMVHQHFMLVDNFTVLENVVLGAEEGAMLNVSLRKARKELQRLADEYQLTVPLDATIEELPVGLQQRVEILKALYRGARVLILDEPTGVLTPQETDDLFKILDTLREQGVTILLITHKLREILAVTDNVSVMRQGAMVGHVKTSETSKEELAELMVGRKVRLKVEKEAATPKQVLMSTKDLTYTDSRGVDMLKKVNIEVRAGEVVGIAGVSGNGQSELMEVLSGILVPTKGQVQIGEHIITAENPSDPKHVRDMGVGHVPEDRLAMGLIKSFSAEESAMLGFHEQEQYTGKIFNKPQAITEKCAALMEEWDVRPRNPKLRSSLFSGGNQQKLIIAREVDQDPDVLMIGQPTRGVDIGAIEYIHKRIIDMRDQNKGVLLVSVELDEILALSDRIVVMFDGNIVGEVPADKANERILGMMMANVMPDELLQQNAGENL; encoded by the coding sequence ATGGCTCAAGCCTCGAACGCGCCACGTATGGCGTTGGAACTTCGCGGAATTGATAAGCGGTTTGGCGAAGTGCGTGCCAACCAAGACATCAACCTGAAAATTCCAGCCGGAACGGTTCACGGTATCATCGGTGAAAACGGTGCCGGTAAATCAACCTTGATGAATATCATCTATGGCTTCTACGAAGCGGATAAGGGTGAGATTCTAGTTGACGAAAAATTATGTCACATCCCTAACTCCCGAGAAGCGATTGCTGCAGGCATCGGTATGGTTCACCAACATTTTATGTTGGTTGATAACTTCACTGTGCTTGAAAACGTAGTGCTTGGTGCGGAAGAAGGGGCAATGCTAAACGTTAGCTTACGTAAGGCTCGTAAAGAGCTGCAACGTCTGGCCGACGAATACCAGTTAACGGTTCCATTGGACGCCACAATTGAAGAGCTTCCAGTGGGTTTGCAACAGCGAGTAGAGATTCTCAAAGCACTCTACCGTGGTGCACGGGTGTTGATTCTTGATGAGCCAACCGGTGTACTAACTCCGCAAGAGACTGACGATCTATTTAAGATCTTAGACACTCTGCGTGAGCAAGGCGTAACCATCCTGCTTATCACCCATAAACTGCGCGAAATCCTTGCGGTTACAGACAATGTGTCAGTAATGCGCCAAGGCGCCATGGTGGGTCACGTTAAGACCTCAGAAACCAGCAAAGAAGAACTTGCTGAACTGATGGTAGGCCGTAAGGTTCGTCTTAAAGTTGAAAAAGAAGCAGCGACACCAAAGCAGGTGTTGATGTCCACTAAGGATCTAACCTACACCGACAGTCGTGGCGTTGATATGTTGAAAAAGGTCAACATTGAAGTGCGCGCAGGTGAGGTTGTGGGCATTGCTGGTGTATCCGGTAATGGTCAGTCCGAATTGATGGAAGTGCTGTCTGGTATTTTGGTACCAACTAAAGGTCAGGTGCAGATTGGTGAACACATCATCACTGCTGAAAACCCAAGCGATCCAAAACACGTTCGTGATATGGGCGTCGGCCATGTACCAGAAGATCGTTTGGCGATGGGGCTTATTAAGAGCTTTAGCGCCGAAGAGTCAGCGATGCTTGGCTTCCACGAGCAAGAGCAGTACACCGGCAAGATCTTCAATAAACCACAAGCTATCACTGAAAAGTGTGCCGCGCTGATGGAAGAGTGGGACGTGCGCCCACGTAATCCAAAACTGCGTAGCTCGCTGTTCTCCGGTGGTAACCAGCAAAAGCTGATTATTGCCCGTGAAGTTGACCAAGATCCTGATGTATTGATGATTGGCCAGCCAACTCGTGGTGTTGATATCGGTGCAATTGAGTACATTCACAAACGCATTATCGACATGCGTGACCAAAACAAAGGGGTTTTACTGGTTTCAGTAGAGCTTGATGAAATCTTAGCGCTATCTGATCGCATCGTCGTGATGTTCGACGGCAATATCGTTGGTGAAGTACCAGCGGATAAAGCCAATGAGCGCATCCTCGGTATGATGATGGCGAACGTAATGCCAGATGAATTACTACAGCAAAACGCAGGAGAAAACCTGTGA
- a CDS encoding ABC transporter permease: MNNNNLPTWINVLVLPLLNLILAFAIAGLVFIAIDVDPVEAARLIIEGALGYEEGIGYTLYYATNFIFTGLAVAIAFSAGLFNIGGEGQAYIGGLGTGLVCLALDASMPFWILFPLSMLGGMLFGALWAFIPAYLQAYRGSHVVITTIMFNFIASSLMVYLMVNVLKPEGQMSAVSRLLEESARLPFIHDMFGWVGIELEQSPLNASFLIALAALVFVWALLWRTRWGFAIRALGASPSATNYGGINPKRLTVIVMLISGAMAGLLGMNEITGYSHQLRLDFVAGYGFTGIAVALIGRGHPIGILFASILFGVLFQGGNELAFEYDNIDREMVVVVQALVVLFSGALAMMLVNPVTKIYQAVSSRQAKEA, translated from the coding sequence GTGAACAATAATAACTTACCAACTTGGATTAACGTCCTAGTATTGCCGTTACTAAACCTTATTTTAGCGTTCGCTATCGCCGGTTTGGTATTTATCGCCATCGACGTAGATCCCGTTGAAGCCGCTCGATTAATCATTGAAGGCGCTCTGGGTTACGAAGAGGGGATTGGCTACACCCTGTATTACGCCACTAACTTTATTTTTACCGGTTTGGCGGTTGCCATCGCGTTCTCCGCTGGTTTGTTCAACATTGGCGGGGAAGGTCAGGCGTACATTGGTGGTTTAGGCACTGGTTTGGTTTGTTTGGCACTTGATGCCAGCATGCCGTTCTGGATTCTGTTCCCACTGTCGATGCTTGGTGGCATGCTGTTTGGTGCGCTGTGGGCATTTATTCCGGCTTACTTGCAAGCATATCGTGGTAGCCACGTGGTAATTACCACCATTATGTTTAACTTCATCGCCTCTTCGTTGATGGTGTACTTGATGGTAAACGTATTGAAGCCAGAAGGTCAGATGTCTGCGGTTTCACGTTTGCTTGAAGAAAGTGCGCGTTTACCGTTCATTCATGACATGTTTGGTTGGGTTGGCATTGAGTTAGAGCAAAGCCCTCTTAACGCCAGCTTCTTGATTGCCTTGGCTGCATTGGTATTCGTTTGGGCATTGTTGTGGCGTACCCGCTGGGGCTTTGCCATTCGAGCGTTGGGTGCTAGCCCAAGTGCCACTAACTACGGCGGCATCAACCCGAAACGCCTAACCGTAATCGTAATGCTTATCTCTGGCGCTATGGCTGGTTTGTTGGGCATGAACGAAATCACCGGTTACAGTCACCAGTTACGTTTGGACTTCGTTGCCGGTTACGGATTCACCGGTATTGCGGTAGCGCTTATCGGCCGTGGTCACCCAATCGGTATCCTGTTCGCTTCAATCCTATTTGGGGTGCTGTTCCAAGGTGGTAACGAGTTAGCGTTTGAATACGACAACATCGACCGTGAAATGGTTGTGGTGGTTCAGGCGCTGGTTGTTCTGTTCTCCGGTGCTTTGGCGATGATGCTGGTAAATCCAGTAACCAAGATTTACCAAGCCGTTTCTAGCCGCCAAGCGAAGGAGGCCTAA
- a CDS encoding ABC transporter permease, producing MFDTVILLLDSTLRISTPLLLLALAGLFSERSGVVNIALEGKLLASAFAAATAAYWSNSVWIGLLAGIVVGVITAMIHGFASITHKGDQIVSGTAINMLAAGLTIALGRYWFEMGGQTPALVGDQRFTGITLPFADALADVPLIGSLYSTLLSGHNLLVYSAFALVPISWWILQRTRFGLRLRAVGENPHSVDTAGISVTWMRYRALMIAGVLAGIAGAYLSTAHAAGFVPNMSAGKGFIALAALIFGKWRPVTVMFGCLLFGLLDALAVRLQGVELPVIGEVPVQAIEVLPYVLTVLLLAGFIGKAVGPKAVGTPYEKSR from the coding sequence ATGTTTGATACCGTGATTTTGCTGCTTGATTCGACCTTACGGATCTCAACGCCGCTATTGTTATTGGCATTGGCTGGGTTGTTCTCTGAGCGTTCAGGCGTTGTAAACATCGCCTTAGAAGGTAAGCTATTGGCGTCGGCGTTTGCTGCGGCCACAGCGGCTTACTGGAGTAACAGCGTTTGGATTGGTCTATTAGCTGGTATTGTTGTTGGTGTTATTACCGCAATGATCCACGGCTTTGCGTCCATTACCCACAAGGGCGATCAGATTGTATCTGGTACCGCTATTAACATGTTGGCAGCGGGTCTAACCATTGCTTTGGGCCGTTACTGGTTCGAAATGGGGGGACAAACCCCAGCATTGGTCGGTGACCAGCGCTTTACCGGCATTACGCTGCCATTCGCAGATGCATTGGCTGACGTACCGTTAATCGGTTCGTTGTACTCCACCTTGTTGTCTGGTCACAATCTGCTGGTTTACTCAGCCTTTGCCTTAGTTCCAATCTCTTGGTGGATACTGCAACGTACCCGCTTTGGTTTGCGGTTACGAGCTGTTGGTGAAAATCCACATTCAGTCGATACCGCTGGTATCTCTGTAACCTGGATGCGTTACCGCGCACTAATGATTGCTGGTGTATTGGCAGGTATTGCCGGTGCTTACCTGTCTACCGCGCACGCTGCTGGTTTCGTACCAAACATGAGTGCAGGTAAAGGCTTCATCGCGTTGGCTGCACTTATCTTCGGTAAGTGGCGTCCAGTTACGGTTATGTTCGGTTGTTTACTGTTTGGTTTGTTGGATGCATTGGCAGTACGTCTGCAAGGTGTTGAACTGCCAGTCATCGGCGAAGTACCAGTGCAGGCGATTGAAGTATTACCATACGTACTGACTGTACTGTTATTGGCTGGTTTCATCGGTAAAGCGGTTGGCCCTAAAGCGGTCGGCACGCCATACGAGAAGTCGCGTTAA
- a CDS encoding MarR family winged helix-turn-helix transcriptional regulator, with amino-acid sequence MQGQFNPLENLFGLVHTLKRQVHADIEQLHLDITPMHVRVLKIISSTPQCTANDIARFLSRDKAQVTRLLSTLFSLDYLQKQPNPNDKRSQLLVVTSEGAAVMKKIREIDAARLRTMTQHMTEADQQELQRLLGLMLENLQD; translated from the coding sequence ATGCAAGGCCAGTTCAATCCATTAGAAAACCTGTTTGGACTAGTGCACACGCTTAAGCGACAGGTCCATGCAGACATTGAACAATTGCATCTCGATATCACGCCGATGCATGTCCGTGTATTGAAGATCATCAGCAGTACACCGCAGTGCACCGCTAACGACATTGCCCGCTTTCTAAGCCGTGATAAAGCGCAGGTAACTCGCTTACTAAGCACGTTATTTTCGTTGGACTACCTACAAAAGCAGCCCAACCCCAATGACAAACGCAGCCAACTGTTGGTTGTTACCAGCGAAGGAGCCGCAGTGATGAAAAAGATAAGGGAGATTGATGCTGCACGATTACGCACCATGACCCAACATATGACCGAAGCAGATCAACAGGAGCTGCAACGATTATTAGGGTTGATGCTTGAGAATCTGCAAGATTAA
- a CDS encoding DUF2798 domain-containing protein, with the protein MTVSTLAVTNSTEQTKTPVFQKVLVVMALVIVIGGTLTGVMTYSNIGYTDSFYQSWLSAFVTTALVMMPTGVLMNLLLSKLATYFIPSASSNARNAVVGISMALIMESIMSFTTAIKNIGFTDAGMFMRGWLDGLLFALPLGLTLMLIMSMTVKPKVEAFLRS; encoded by the coding sequence ATGACGGTATCGACTTTAGCTGTGACAAACAGCACCGAGCAAACAAAGACGCCTGTATTCCAAAAAGTACTGGTTGTAATGGCTTTGGTGATTGTGATTGGCGGCACGTTAACCGGGGTAATGACCTATTCAAACATTGGGTATACCGATAGCTTTTATCAAAGCTGGCTTAGCGCATTTGTTACCACCGCATTAGTAATGATGCCTACCGGGGTGTTGATGAATTTGCTGCTTAGCAAGTTGGCCACTTACTTTATACCTAGTGCCAGTAGCAACGCTCGAAATGCAGTCGTTGGCATTAGCATGGCACTGATCATGGAATCGATTATGTCGTTTACTACAGCGATTAAGAACATTGGTTTTACTGATGCAGGTATGTTCATGCGCGGCTGGTTAGATGGGCTGCTGTTTGCATTGCCGCTAGGACTGACATTAATGCTGATAATGTCGATGACAGTAAAGCCTAAGGTAGAAGCGTTTTTAAGAAGTTAA
- a CDS encoding DUF3861 domain-containing protein — protein sequence MKQPHHYRVTIEEIDPESQQASATLQFEFDDREDMLNVVDKIGQHSGLEKADATRVGVALRLLGPVMMGNRKHALFSDFMPHFKTFMHNLKTTVKQQRGL from the coding sequence ATGAAACAACCACATCATTATCGCGTAACCATTGAAGAGATTGATCCTGAATCGCAACAGGCATCGGCCACGCTACAATTTGAGTTTGATGATCGTGAAGATATGCTCAATGTGGTCGATAAAATTGGCCAACACAGCGGCTTGGAAAAAGCTGATGCAACCCGTGTCGGAGTAGCACTGCGTTTGCTTGGCCCTGTGATGATGGGCAACCGGAAGCATGCGCTGTTTAGTGATTTTATGCCGCACTTTAAAACGTTTATGCATAACCTGAAAACAACAGTGAAGCAGCAACGGGGCCTGTAG
- a CDS encoding MBL fold metallo-hydrolase, with translation MRIDHHGAVSGVTGSCHQLFLNDNHSLLIDCGLFQGAEKTAAVDGDELPIDFAIDTIDALLVTHSHIDHVGRIPYLLASGFNGPIYASEATSALLPLVLEDALKVGVTRNSRLINAVITKLKRQLQPLPYKQWQTMPNQLARIRLQPAGHILGSAYIEIQTLTLQPQQTVVFSGDLGAPYTPLLPSPKPPYRADILVIESTYGDKLHQRRKARRDALQQTIERAVSDNGIVLIPAFSMGRTQELLYELEQIHHKGVPLWQKLEIIVDSPLAAKFSDYYQQFKQLWDKEAKRELAQGRHPLDFDTLYTVDSHANHLATINYLQRRNKPAVVIAASGMCSGGRIMNYLEAFLPDPRTDIVFVGYQAQGTPGRDIQQFGPKGGYVILNGNKININAKVHTISGYSAHADQKNLISFATRMRHPPKHIRIVHGDNEAKQRLQYKLQQQLVDAAVIIPTK, from the coding sequence ATGCGTATTGATCATCACGGGGCCGTCTCAGGCGTTACCGGTTCTTGTCACCAATTGTTCCTAAACGATAATCACAGCCTTCTCATCGATTGCGGTCTATTCCAAGGTGCTGAGAAAACAGCCGCAGTTGATGGCGACGAGCTGCCAATTGATTTTGCTATCGACACTATTGATGCATTGCTAGTGACCCATAGTCATATCGATCACGTTGGCCGCATTCCCTATCTACTGGCGAGCGGATTTAACGGCCCCATCTACGCCAGCGAAGCCACGTCAGCGTTGCTGCCATTGGTATTAGAGGACGCGCTAAAAGTCGGGGTTACCCGCAACAGTCGTTTGATTAACGCCGTAATCACCAAACTAAAGCGGCAGTTGCAACCGTTGCCATATAAGCAATGGCAAACCATGCCCAATCAACTGGCAAGGATCCGCTTACAGCCTGCGGGGCATATTCTGGGTTCAGCTTATATCGAGATCCAAACCTTAACGCTACAACCACAACAAACGGTGGTATTTTCTGGCGATCTCGGTGCGCCTTACACGCCATTATTACCTTCACCTAAACCGCCCTATCGCGCAGATATATTGGTTATTGAAAGTACTTATGGAGACAAACTTCACCAGCGAAGAAAAGCACGACGTGATGCCCTACAACAAACTATTGAGCGTGCTGTAAGCGACAACGGAATAGTATTGATCCCAGCCTTTAGTATGGGTCGGACCCAAGAGTTGCTGTATGAATTAGAGCAGATCCATCATAAAGGGGTGCCGCTGTGGCAGAAGTTAGAGATCATTGTAGACTCCCCCCTCGCAGCCAAATTCAGCGATTATTATCAACAGTTTAAACAGTTGTGGGATAAGGAAGCCAAACGAGAATTAGCCCAAGGGCGACACCCGCTCGACTTCGACACACTCTATACCGTGGATAGTCACGCTAATCACCTAGCCACCATCAACTACTTACAGCGCCGCAACAAGCCGGCTGTGGTTATTGCAGCAAGCGGTATGTGCAGTGGCGGCAGAATAATGAACTATCTCGAAGCATTCTTGCCAGACCCTCGCACCGACATTGTATTTGTTGGCTACCAAGCACAGGGAACCCCTGGACGAGATATCCAACAATTCGGCCCGAAAGGCGGTTACGTCATTCTCAATGGCAACAAGATCAATATTAACGCCAAGGTACATACAATCAGCGGCTACTCAGCCCACGCCGATCAGAAAAACCTAATCAGCTTTGCAACGCGAATGCGTCACCCACCTAAACATATCCGTATAGTCCACGGCGACAACGAAGCCAAACAACGGTTGCAATACAAGTTGCAGCAACAGCTAGTGGATGCTGCCGTGATAATTCCAACTAAATAA
- a CDS encoding response regulator yields MDSTALNIVIADDHPLFRSALKQALNSQMEATWLEADGAAVLETILSQHDIDLVLLDLEMPDSHGYSTLIHLRSHYPAVPVVVISAHEDTTTISKTLKYDGQGFIPKSAPPAEFAAAIQQVLDGETYIPANLSEQDLTSESDDVGNRLAELTPQQYKVLQMFAEGLLNKQIAYDLEVSEATIKAHATAIFRKLGVRNRTQAVIALQQLEMAKKAL; encoded by the coding sequence ATGGACAGCACTGCACTTAATATCGTAATTGCCGACGACCATCCGCTGTTTCGCAGCGCCCTAAAACAGGCGTTGAATAGCCAAATGGAAGCCACTTGGCTCGAAGCCGACGGTGCCGCAGTGTTGGAAACCATCCTGTCACAGCACGACATCGATTTGGTATTACTTGATCTAGAGATGCCTGACAGCCACGGCTACTCCACCCTCATTCATCTTCGTAGCCATTACCCCGCAGTACCGGTTGTGGTTATCTCTGCCCACGAAGACACTACCACCATCAGTAAAACGCTTAAGTACGATGGTCAGGGTTTCATCCCTAAGTCCGCCCCACCTGCGGAGTTTGCCGCCGCCATTCAACAAGTGCTTGATGGTGAAACTTATATTCCAGCAAACCTGTCTGAACAAGACTTAACAAGCGAGAGTGATGACGTAGGTAATCGCTTAGCTGAACTAACACCACAGCAATATAAGGTGTTGCAGATGTTTGCCGAAGGGCTGCTCAATAAACAGATCGCCTACGATCTTGAGGTATCTGAAGCCACAATTAAAGCTCACGCAACCGCCATTTTTCGCAAACTTGGGGTTCGCAACCGCACCCAAGCCGTTATTGCCTTACAACAATTAGAGATGGCAAAAAAGGCTCTGTAA
- a CDS encoding 3-deoxy-7-phosphoheptulonate synthase, which produces MTIKTDELRTTLLSKVISPAELAAEYPLSTVAADNLVQARRDVESILGGQDDRLVVIIGPCSIHDTSAAIAYAEKLAELQQELKDDLQIVMRVYFEKPRTIVGWKGLISDPDLDGSFSANKGLRLARKLLVDITEMNLPIATEFLDMVNGQYIADLVTWGAIGARTTESQIHREMASALSCPVGFKNGTDGNMKIAIDAARAAREPHIFYSPDKDGQMSVYRTHGNPFGHVILRGGKQPNYQAEYVIDASERLANSGVISKLVVDFSHGNSLKQHQRQLLVADDIIEQMSQPHGDQIGGVMAESFLVAGQQSVEPGKPLTFGQSITDGCLNWDDSEQLLRKLAKAVQARRNR; this is translated from the coding sequence ATGACCATAAAAACAGATGAACTTCGCACAACACTGTTGTCGAAGGTAATTTCTCCGGCTGAGCTGGCCGCAGAATACCCATTGAGCACCGTAGCTGCAGACAATCTTGTTCAAGCCCGCCGCGATGTTGAATCCATTTTAGGCGGCCAAGATGACCGTCTGGTAGTGATTATCGGCCCCTGTTCGATTCACGATACCAGTGCGGCTATCGCTTACGCTGAAAAGCTGGCTGAACTACAGCAAGAGCTAAAAGACGACCTGCAGATCGTTATGCGAGTGTACTTCGAAAAGCCGCGTACCATTGTTGGTTGGAAAGGCCTGATTTCCGACCCCGATCTGGACGGCAGCTTCAGTGCCAACAAAGGCCTGCGCTTAGCGCGTAAACTGTTGGTAGACATCACTGAGATGAACCTACCAATCGCTACCGAGTTCCTCGATATGGTCAATGGTCAGTACATCGCTGACTTGGTGACTTGGGGAGCCATTGGTGCTCGTACCACCGAAAGCCAGATCCATCGCGAGATGGCTTCGGCCCTGTCCTGTCCAGTTGGTTTCAAGAACGGCACCGACGGCAACATGAAGATCGCCATTGATGCTGCTCGTGCCGCCCGCGAACCACACATCTTCTATTCGCCAGATAAAGATGGTCAGATGAGCGTATACCGCACCCATGGTAATCCATTTGGTCACGTAATCCTGCGCGGTGGTAAACAGCCGAACTATCAAGCGGAATACGTTATTGACGCCAGCGAACGCTTGGCCAACAGCGGCGTTATCTCCAAACTGGTTGTCGACTTCTCTCATGGCAACAGCTTAAAGCAACACCAGCGTCAGCTATTAGTTGCGGATGACATCATCGAACAGATGAGCCAACCCCACGGCGATCAAATTGGCGGTGTAATGGCAGAGAGCTTCTTAGTTGCTGGTCAGCAGAGTGTTGAACCAGGTAAGCCACTGACCTTTGGCCAAAGCATTACCGATGGCTGCCTTAACTGGGACGACTCAGAACAGTTATTGCGTAAACTCGCCAAAGCAGTACAAGCTCGTCGTAACCGTTAA
- the ppsR gene encoding pyruvate, water dikinase regulatory protein, translating into MGRKVFYISDGTAITAEVFGHAVLSQFPIEFEQTTIPFVETTAKAEDVKKQLNDCFITTGERPLVFHSIVNPEIRSIIYSSEGLDYDFLNTFVAPLEQQLGIKSDPKTHRTHSIDNASYNDRIDAIHFAMDNDDGISMKNLDQADVILVGVSRCGKTPSSLYLSMQFGVKAANYPFIAEDMDELKLPTELMKHKHKLFGLTIDPMRLHEIRNQRLAGSTYASLRQCRMEVKEVEMLFKKQRIPFLNTTFHSVEEIATKILSETKLERKMF; encoded by the coding sequence ATGGGACGTAAAGTGTTTTACATTTCGGATGGCACGGCAATCACTGCAGAGGTGTTTGGTCACGCTGTTTTGTCACAATTTCCCATAGAATTTGAACAAACAACCATCCCTTTTGTGGAGACAACGGCAAAAGCAGAAGATGTTAAAAAGCAGCTTAATGACTGTTTTATTACCACAGGAGAGCGACCTCTCGTATTTCATTCGATTGTTAATCCAGAGATACGTAGCATTATTTACTCCTCGGAAGGATTAGATTACGACTTTCTAAATACGTTCGTGGCTCCGCTTGAACAACAGTTAGGGATTAAATCCGACCCTAAAACACACAGAACCCACTCAATTGACAACGCTTCTTACAACGATCGTATCGACGCTATCCATTTTGCGATGGATAACGACGACGGTATCTCGATGAAGAATCTGGATCAGGCTGATGTCATTTTGGTGGGAGTGTCACGCTGTGGCAAAACGCCGTCGAGTCTCTACTTGTCGATGCAGTTTGGCGTAAAAGCCGCTAACTACCCATTTATTGCTGAAGACATGGATGAATTGAAGCTGCCTACTGAGCTAATGAAGCACAAACATAAACTGTTCGGTCTCACCATTGATCCTATGCGTTTGCACGAAATCCGTAATCAACGCTTAGCTGGCAGTACCTATGCGTCGTTGCGCCAATGCCGGATGGAAGTAAAAGAGGTAGAGATGTTATTCAAGAAACAGCGTATTCCATTTCTAAATACCACCTTCCATTCCGTTGAAGAGATCGCCACCAAGATCCTGTCGGAAACCAAGCTTGAACGTAAGATGTTCTAA